The Methanomicrobiales archaeon genomic interval AGCCCCTCTTCGCGGGAGAGCCTCTGTATCGCAAAACCCACGTGCACGAGCACGAACTCCCCCACCTTCACGTCCACCAGATCCAGCCGGACCTCCTGCCGGAGATCCCCATAGTCCACGATACCGATATTCCCGTCGCGGATCTCGATCACTTCTGCCGGCACTGCGATGCACATGCTTCCTCTCTCCCGCTCTGGATTATCCCCGAAAATATCATCCGTTTCCCACGCCGGGGAGGAGATTTGAACTCCTGAGGTGCCGAGCACCAGTGGTTTTCAAGACCACCGCCTTTCCGGGCTAGACTACCCCGGCTCCTGTATTTATTTTGCGTGGAATAAAAAATAGGTTGCTGTCGTCTAACTCCGCTTCAGAATGGCAAAAGCGATGGCAAGCAGCGCCAGGGCGGCGGGTAGCGGCGTCGCCGGCGTGGTGGCGGAAGCCGCCGGCGTCGGGACGGCGGTCGCGGTGGTACCCGGCGTGGTGGGGATAACGGTCGTGGACGCCGTCGTGCCCTCGATCGGGGAGACGAAGAAGCGCACCGTCGTTATGTGCCCCCGATAATCGGAAAAGTCCACGCGGTAGACGCCGGGATCCTCGATGGGGATCTCCTCCCGGAATGCTCCGTTAGCATCCGTCGAAACGTAAACCGGGCCGAATACGGGGCCCCGGATGTTCTCCACCGTGATCTGGATGCCCCGATCCTCGAGACCTCTCACCCTGCCGGCGAGATCGAGCGTGCCGTCGTAGGACTGCGTCGTCTCCGATGTGAGGGTGAGATCGGCGGTCCGGTTGACGATCTCGACCACCCTGCGCACGGTCGAGCTACTGCCGAATGTGTCACCCGTCGGATCGACCAGTTCCAGCTGATAGATGCCGTCCGTGTAACCGTCCGTCTTGAAGTTCAGTACGACAGGCTCACCCTGGAAAGTAAAGGTCTTCCTGGCCACCTCCTTCTTCGTATAGC includes:
- the hypC gene encoding HypC/HybG/HupF family hydrogenase formation chaperone, which gives rise to MCIAVPAEVIEIRDGNIGIVDYGDLRQEVRLDLVDVKVGEFVLVHVGFAIQRLSREEGLETRELFRQVYAAMEE